The following DNA comes from Candidatus Methylacidiphilum fumarolicum.
CTATTCTACCGAATTATCCAGCGACAGGATTTGGGTATTTGAAGTTAGATAAAACCAATTGTTTTATAAAAAATGGCGAGAAATTTTTTCCTGTTATTCGTTTTGTGGAAAAACCCTCCGTTGATGTGGCTCGACGTTATATCAAGGAAGGAGATTGCGGCTGGAATTCGGGTATGTTTATATGGACGGTGAAAGTTTTTATAGAAGAGACCCAACGGTGGGCTTTCCCTTTTTATCGCTTTATTTTGGAGTATCTTGAAAAGCCTTCAGAGTGGGAAAGTGCTTTTATCAGTTTGCCTAAGATATCGATCGATTATGCGTTGATGGAAAAAACTGACAAGATATTTGCACTGGAGGCAAGATTTGATTGGAATGACCTTGGAAGTTGGATTTCGGTCGCAGAATATTTAGATAAAGATGAGGAAGGGAATAGGGTCAAAGGGAAAATGTGTGCCTATGACGCGAAAGAAAATATTGTTGTATCAGATTCGAAACCTATTGCTTTATGTGGTGTCAATGACCTTGTTGTCATCGAATCTGAACAGGCTATTCTTGTGTGTCATAAGGATAAGATTCACGAATTGAAAAAATTGTACGAAAAACTCCCTCTAGAATTAAAGTGAGGGTCTTATGGGAGAATTTGACCAAGTAGAATCTGCTGAAAAGAAAGACACGATCAAAAAAATGGTTATTTTTACTATTTATAATGCCTGCATTGTTGGCCTCATCACAATTTCATTTATGTCAACATGAGGAGGTTGGCAAAGGGCATACAGTATGGCCGAGGCAACTTCCTCAGCTTTTAGTGGAGATATTGTACCTAATTCACCGATAATGGAACGTTTGATTTCTTCATCTTCGATGGAATCAAAAAGCTCGGTTTGAACATAGCCAGTTTCGACAAGGGTGATTTTGATTTGATCAAATGGAGACAGTTCCATTCTTATTCCTTCAGCAAGAGTTCTTATAGCAGACGAACAAGCTGAATATATCGCTGAACCAGGAATGATTTTTTTAGAAGCAATAGAGGAGACAAAAACCAAATGACCATATTTTTGCTCTAGAAAGGTTGGTAATATGGCTGATACCACATGAACAGCCCCCTTAAAATTTATATCGATCATATTCAACCATTCGGCTACTCTCATTTTTCTTAACAAGGAAAGGGGCATAATTCCTGCACTATTGACAAATATGTCGACACCACCAAACTTCTTTTTTGCCCCTAAAACTAGGCTATCCACATCACTCAGTTCCCTGACATTGGTGCGTATTGCTAAAGCTGATGCTCCCATCGCTTCGATTTTCTCTACGAGGCTGTTTAACCTTTCCATTCTGCGTGCTCCCACAACAAGATTAGCTCCTGCACTGGCAAGGGCAAGAGCTGTTGCATATCCAATGCCACTCGAAGCTCCGGTGACAATTGCTGTTTTTCTACTTAGTGTTTTAGAAGCCATGAATGCTGACTTGTTGATCAGTAATTTAACAACAACAACACCTTAATTCGACAAAAATTTTCCCTTAAATTATGAAAAAAGAAAGCAACATTGTTTTATAAATCTCCTTGCTATGTATGATGTGACTTTAGGATCAATTGCTTTTTGTACAAAAAGCGAATAAAATGGGCAAAACTGAAGGAAAATTTTTTGGGATTCTTTTGTTA
Coding sequences within:
- a CDS encoding mannose-1-phosphate guanylyltransferase produces the protein MDNVFVFILAGGSGERFWPVSRRNTPKHLISFFSDKTLLEETIDRVKGFVPEENLYILSNKDQLSSITKRLSSFPLEKILFEPEKRDTAAASTLATAIAARHSKEATVVLLPADSKIKNREIFRDQLLSSVLFTQETKSIVTFSILPNYPATGFGYLKLDKTNCFIKNGEKFFPVIRFVEKPSVDVARRYIKEGDCGWNSGMFIWTVKVFIEETQRWAFPFYRFILEYLEKPSEWESAFISLPKISIDYALMEKTDKIFALEARFDWNDLGSWISVAEYLDKDEEGNRVKGKMCAYDAKENIVVSDSKPIALCGVNDLVVIESEQAILVCHKDKIHELKKLYEKLPLELK
- a CDS encoding SDR family oxidoreductase → MASKTLSRKTAIVTGASSGIGYATALALASAGANLVVGARRMERLNSLVEKIEAMGASALAIRTNVRELSDVDSLVLGAKKKFGGVDIFVNSAGIMPLSLLRKMRVAEWLNMIDINFKGAVHVVSAILPTFLEQKYGHLVFVSSIASKKIIPGSAIYSACSSAIRTLAEGIRMELSPFDQIKITLVETGYVQTELFDSIEDEEIKRSIIGELGTISPLKAEEVASAILYALCQPPHVDINEIVMRPTMQAL